DNA sequence from the Candidatus Binatia bacterium genome:
ACGGTACCGATCCTCTCGAGGCGCTTTCGTGGCACGACCTGCGTGAGGAGATCTACGGCGAGCCGACGATACGGTGATTGCTCTCGACACGAATATCCTGGTGTACGCCCATCGCCGGGAGTCGCGACATCACGGACGCGCGAGCGAGATCGTGCGCGGGCTTGCGGAGGGAGCGAGTCGCTGGGCGATTCCATGGCCCTGCGTTTACGAGTTCTTCAGCGTGGTGACCAACCCGCGGATCTGGAAGCAGGCCGCCAGCACGCCGGACCAGGCGTGGCGGCAGGTCGCCGTCTGGGCGGCGTCGCCGAGTGCGTTTCTGCTGGCCGAGACGGAGGACTTCGTGGCGATTATCGAGCGGTTCGCTCGGCGGCCCCGAGTGCGTGGACCGGTCGTCCATGATGCCCGCGTGGCAGCTCTATGCGTTGCCCACGGTGTGGAGGAACCGCTCACCGCGGACCGTGACTTCTCGCTTTTTCCCGAGCTCCCGACCCGCAACCCGTTGGCCATCTGAGCATGTCCCACGGGTGTAGCGGACGTTACCGGGAGGCTCGCCCTCCGCATCCGATTTCTTCGCGCATCCGGGTGGAACGTGCGCTCCGCGCGCGTTCTGCCGCACGAGGTGGAACGCGATCTCCGCGCGCGTTCCTGCGGCAGTGGTGGAACGTGCGCTCCGCACGCGTTCGCCGGCCATGGCGCCGCCATAGCGCGGCCACAGCACGACAACAGCACCCCGCAGCGGAAGCCCCGGGCATGAATGCCCCGGCGCAGTCGAGGCGCCCGGTGCACCGGGCGCGGGTACGCGGGCGCACACCCGCTCCTTCGGCCTTGGTATCGAGTCGAGTACGGACCGCAAGCATCGACGCCGACGGCGCTGCGACCGGGGGTCGGCGGGTCGATACCGAAGGCGATACCGAAGGCGATACCGATACCGACCCCGATTGGTTCAGGCTGAACGCTCAGCAGTAGCGGCGTGCTCCTCTCTCGCGTCCCCTGCAAGCTGATGTTCGGCTTGAGATCATCCTGCTTTCCGCTTCGCCGTCGCGGAAGGGCGCCGTGGCTCAAACCGAACATACCTGCGGCCACTCTGCTCTTGCTGCCGGCGAAGATCGGCAGCGATCGCGCGCAGGTCGTAATTGAACCGCTCGGCATGCTCCTGTCGGATCTTGCGTACCTCTTCAACGATTGGATCTTTCCACATGAACTACCCCTCGCTCAGCTCTTCAGGCGTACACAGCACCGCCGGCTCGTATCCTTGCTCGATACAGCCGTCGTCGATCGCGCGGCGCATCGCTGCATTTGCGATGTGCGCACAGTTCCACGTGAGAAGGTACTCGACGCCATTCGTCGTCCGGCTGTTTCGGGGTCGCCGGCCGCAGACTCGCGGAGGACGATCTCCGAGACGACGAGATGGTAGTCCTGGCGCCGCTGATCCCACCACTGGCGGGTGAGTTCCTGGTGGGCAGCAACCACGATATCCCGACTCGGTCGAGCCACTAGATAGCTTATCACGGTCGTCTCCAGGTAGACTTTCGGCTTCACGATCGTGAGCGTAAACGCGGCGACTCCCCGGGTCAAACGCCGGTGCGCTCACGCTGAACGCCGAGACTCACCATCCGTCACCGGACCGGAACGCTGCCCGCCTGGCCGCTCGGCCCTGTGGTGCCGTTCTGGTGGAGCGTCTTGCTCGGCATTTCCCTGGCAGCGAGTTCCCCTCGGGGTCGGTATCGCCTTCGGTATCGGTATCGAGTCGGGTACGGACCGCGAGCATCGATGCCGAGGGGGGCGACTGTCCGGGACGTGTGCGTTCGCGGCCGTGTCGATGAACCCTATCGAGATCGCATTGCGACGCACGGCGGCGGACCTCGCGGCGCTTGGCCAGCGCTGGGCCGTCCCTGGCTGATTGGCCGTGGGCGCGCGTGCCGAGCCCCGAACGACGCGAGAGGTCGACGTCGCCATGGCGACGGACGCGCCGGCCGATGGCCCGGCCGGGAATGGTCAGCCCTCGATCGTGATTTTCGGCGACGGGGCTCCCCGCCAGGTGAACCGGTACGTGCGAGCGCGCCGGACGTTCGTTACCAGAGCCGGCCGGAAGCACGCGACGCAGGTGCCGCCCCGATGGCGGACGCTCGGATAGACCACCCCGAGGGAGGCCGCATCGAGCAGCCGGGTGGCCAACGCCTGCGACGCGACATAGCTGGTGGGATCAAGGCAGCCGCGCCATGCGCGCCCGCGGCGCAGGTCGTGAACGCTGGCGCTGAAATCGGCAAGATAATCGTCGTAGGTGACCGTGTCCTCGAAGCGCCCGATCTCGGCCAGTTGCACCGACTTGTGGAACCCAACTTCGGCTTGCGACGTGGCGAGCGCGAACGCGGCGTACCAGGCACCGCGCTCCGGACCGTTGAAGCGCCCGCCCAGCGGGTGCGCGTGACAGAAGGCGGCGTTGATGACCGCGGCGTGTGGCACGCCAAACACCAACTCCTCTACGCCGATGCCCGGCAGCAACTGGTGCTCGGCGAGGACGCGGTCGTTCGTGGCGGCGTCCAGCTCGACGATGGCTTGCAAGTGCGGGTCATCATCGGCGATCGCCGCGAGCACGCTCTCGCCACGCGGCGAGTGCTGCGATGGTACGAGGCGGTGCGTATCGAGCTGGCGTAGGAGCGAGACCAGGGGCAGCGCCATCAACCCGCCCGGCGCGCGTCGAGCAGTCGGC
Encoded proteins:
- a CDS encoding PIN domain-containing protein — encoded protein: MIALDTNILVYAHRRESRHHGRASEIVRGLAEGASRWAIPWPCVYEFFSVVTNPRIWKQAASTPDQAWRQVAVWAASPSAFLLAETEDFVAIIERFARRPRVRGPVVHDARVAALCVAHGVEEPLTADRDFSLFPELPTRNPLAI
- a CDS encoding RES family NAD+ phosphorylase, with the translated sequence MALPLVSLLRQLDTHRLVPSQHSPRGESVLAAIADDDPHLQAIVELDAATNDRVLAEHQLLPGIGVEELVFGVPHAAVINAAFCHAHPLGGRFNGPERGAWYAAFALATSQAEVGFHKSVQLAEIGRFEDTVTYDDYLADFSASVHDLRRGRAWRGCLDPTSYVASQALATRLLDAASLGVVYPSVRHRGGTCVACFRPALVTNVRRARTYRFTWRGAPSPKITIEG